One Novipirellula caenicola genomic window carries:
- a CDS encoding FHA domain-containing protein: protein MIYKLVLKNEVPGLHRRSWTFKPPVLLGRDPDSNLCINHHSISRQHCQFTLNGDEALVIKDLGSTNGIYVNDNRVQQCVLMPNQVVQIGALELEIQFSSPDELAESQGYPSEGNVDRTRPLPVYQLDAPAEAKPWWRRVLG, encoded by the coding sequence ATGATCTATAAGCTTGTGCTTAAAAACGAGGTGCCTGGGCTACATCGTCGTAGTTGGACGTTCAAGCCGCCAGTGTTGTTGGGACGCGATCCTGATTCCAATCTTTGCATTAACCATCATTCGATCAGTCGGCAACATTGCCAATTTACGCTCAATGGTGACGAAGCCTTGGTGATCAAGGACTTGGGGTCGACCAATGGGATCTATGTCAATGACAATCGTGTCCAACAATGTGTTTTGATGCCAAACCAAGTGGTGCAAATTGGGGCGTTGGAACTAGAGATTCAATTTTCGTCGCCCGATGAACTTGCGGAGTCACAGGGTTATCCAAGCGAAGGCAATGTGGATCGAACGCGTCCGTTGCCGGTGTACCAGCTTGATGCTCCGGCCGAGGCCAAGCCGTGGTGGCGCCGCGTGCTGGGGTGA
- a CDS encoding 3-deoxy-D-manno-octulosonic acid transferase translates to MFANLLYAAALLLLSPVIIYRMLRHGRYRRGVREKLWGISKTHAQSLTAGKSAVWLHAVSVGEVNLISGLVKRLEATHPEHQVVVSTSTDTGYDLAVKLYGADRVFFCPLDFSWAVSRTLRNLMPEMLVLAELELWPNLIRIATDRGCPVMVANARLSQRSAAGYQRFAFLTQSTFARLAWVGAQNEQAAQRFAACGTAAERIEVTGSIKFDNAPSNRDTVEVQSRIQWAGVDPWNRVWVVGSTQPGEEIMAIKIFKSLIAEHPELRLVLVPRHVERFDAVATLVSNAGLNVHRRSIDPSLDQASWSAGTVILVDTIGELRHWWGVSHIATVGGSFGTRGGQNMLEPGAYGSAVSFGPDTKNFKEIANQLIDAGGAVRVADAAQLREFVERCLTDIPSADALGRAARRVISEHQGATQRTVSALRRQLHRPQQQRHAA, encoded by the coding sequence ATGTTCGCTAATCTGCTCTACGCCGCCGCGTTGCTACTGCTTTCGCCGGTGATTATCTATCGGATGCTGCGGCATGGTCGCTATCGGCGTGGTGTCCGCGAAAAACTTTGGGGCATCTCCAAGACGCACGCCCAGTCGTTGACCGCAGGCAAGTCCGCGGTTTGGCTGCACGCCGTCAGCGTTGGCGAAGTCAATCTGATTAGCGGACTGGTCAAACGTCTCGAGGCGACCCATCCCGAGCATCAAGTCGTTGTGTCCACGTCGACCGACACCGGATACGACTTGGCTGTGAAGCTGTACGGTGCCGATCGGGTTTTCTTTTGCCCGTTGGATTTCAGCTGGGCCGTATCTCGCACGCTGCGAAATTTGATGCCCGAAATGCTCGTGCTAGCTGAACTGGAACTGTGGCCTAATTTGATCCGCATTGCGACTGACCGCGGTTGTCCGGTGATGGTGGCCAACGCGAGGCTGAGTCAACGCAGTGCAGCGGGATACCAGCGATTTGCCTTCCTGACTCAATCAACGTTTGCCAGACTCGCTTGGGTTGGTGCGCAAAACGAACAGGCGGCTCAGCGGTTTGCGGCATGCGGAACGGCGGCTGAGCGGATCGAGGTGACCGGATCGATCAAATTCGACAATGCGCCGAGTAACCGAGACACCGTCGAAGTCCAATCCCGAATTCAATGGGCAGGCGTCGATCCGTGGAATCGAGTCTGGGTGGTCGGCAGCACCCAACCCGGCGAAGAAATCATGGCGATTAAAATTTTCAAGTCGTTGATTGCCGAGCATCCGGAGTTGCGGTTGGTATTGGTGCCGCGTCACGTCGAACGCTTTGACGCCGTGGCAACGTTGGTGAGCAACGCGGGACTGAATGTCCATCGACGTTCGATCGATCCGTCGCTTGATCAAGCGAGTTGGTCGGCGGGTACCGTGATTCTTGTCGATACGATTGGCGAGCTGCGACATTGGTGGGGCGTCAGCCACATCGCCACCGTCGGCGGCAGCTTTGGTACGCGGGGTGGCCAAAACATGCTTGAACCCGGTGCTTACGGTAGCGCCGTGTCCTTCGGTCCCGACACCAAGAATTTCAAAGAGATCGCCAATCAATTGATTGACGCGGGCGGAGCCGTCCGCGTCGCCGACGCAGCACAGTTGCGTGAATTTGTCGAGCGATGTTTGACGGACATTCCTAGCGCCGATGCATTGGGGCGAGCCGCACGCCGGGTGATCTCAGAGCATCAAGGGGCAACGCAGAGAACAGTCAGTGCACTGCGGCGACAATTGCATCGACCGCAGCAGCAACGACATGCGGCATAG
- a CDS encoding DUF1559 domain-containing protein: MLAKRTAFTLVELLVVIAIIGVLVGLLLPAVQAAREAARRMQCSNHLKQIALACHNYQSAFRKFPPSAIVDLSVTSTGNNGSWGVHGRILPYLEQGNVYDSVDLSLAWDNQLSIDGLKIPTYACPSDPGADEVRVFDDNRPSLYPTTYGFNFGRWFVFNPTDRQGGDGMFYPNSLLSFRDCLDGTSHTLLAAEVKAWTPYNRNGGPASTTIPTNQSEAETMVASGAQFKNTGHTEWPDGRVHHTGFTVTMTPNSKVQYIESGQVYEEMDFNSWQEGKDGIAGNPTYAMITSRSHHTGLVNAAKLDGSISSVTDSIDKTIWHALGTRNGREVVQEQR; the protein is encoded by the coding sequence ATGCTTGCCAAACGAACCGCCTTTACTCTTGTTGAACTTCTTGTTGTTATCGCAATCATTGGCGTGTTGGTTGGATTGCTGCTTCCGGCGGTCCAGGCGGCTCGTGAAGCCGCGCGGCGGATGCAATGCAGCAATCATCTCAAGCAAATCGCACTGGCTTGCCACAATTACCAAAGCGCGTTCAGAAAATTTCCTCCCTCGGCAATCGTGGATCTCAGCGTCACCAGCACAGGAAACAACGGATCATGGGGCGTTCACGGTCGCATTCTGCCGTACCTCGAGCAAGGTAACGTTTATGATTCGGTGGATCTCTCGTTGGCTTGGGACAACCAGCTTTCAATCGATGGTTTGAAAATTCCAACCTACGCGTGCCCGAGTGACCCAGGTGCCGACGAAGTTCGAGTGTTTGATGACAACCGACCGTCGCTGTATCCAACGACCTACGGTTTCAACTTCGGTCGTTGGTTTGTCTTTAATCCGACCGATCGCCAAGGCGGAGATGGAATGTTCTATCCGAACTCGTTGTTGAGTTTCCGTGATTGCTTGGATGGAACAAGTCATACGTTGCTGGCCGCCGAAGTGAAAGCGTGGACGCCCTACAACCGAAATGGTGGTCCGGCTTCAACGACCATTCCGACCAATCAAAGCGAAGCCGAGACCATGGTGGCCAGCGGTGCCCAATTCAAGAACACTGGGCATACCGAATGGCCTGACGGCCGAGTCCATCACACCGGGTTCACCGTGACGATGACGCCAAACAGCAAAGTGCAGTACATCGAGAGCGGGCAAGTCTATGAAGAAATGGACTTCAATTCATGGCAGGAAGGCAAGGATGGGATCGCCGGCAATCCAACCTATGCCATGATTACGTCGCGAAGCCATCACACCGGGCTAGTGAATGCTGCCAAGTTGGACGGTAGTATCTCGTCGGTCACTGATTCCATCGACAAGACAATTTGGCACGCACTGGGAACTCGAAATGGACGTGAAGTCGTCCAAGAACAACGTTAG
- a CDS encoding ABC transporter ATP-binding protein, whose product MITLKGFGKDYGDFTAVQSIDLEIAAGETFGFIGPNGAGKSTTIRFLATLLRASRGSGSVAGCDVMADPVGVRQSIGYMPDNFGVYDGMRVWEFLDFFAVAYRIGRTERKQIIDNVLELLDLGHKRNDFVNGLSRGMKQRLCLAKTLVHDPPVLILDEPASGLDPRARIEVKALLKELRKMGKTILISSHILTELADCCTSIGIIERGQLLMSGPIGSVYRQIRRNRIVEIDFLTGLEAGLSILRSSPALRSLEQEPTRVIAELETDDEGLANLLDELIRAGVRMRSFNDRDPTLEDVFMTVTKGLVT is encoded by the coding sequence ATGATCACGCTCAAAGGATTTGGAAAAGACTATGGCGATTTCACTGCCGTCCAGAGCATCGATCTCGAGATCGCGGCGGGGGAAACGTTTGGTTTTATTGGTCCCAACGGGGCAGGGAAAAGCACCACGATTCGATTCCTGGCGACATTGCTGCGTGCGAGTCGTGGCAGCGGATCGGTCGCCGGTTGTGATGTGATGGCGGATCCCGTCGGCGTGCGGCAGTCGATCGGCTACATGCCCGATAACTTTGGTGTCTATGACGGCATGCGTGTGTGGGAGTTTTTGGACTTCTTTGCCGTGGCGTATCGTATCGGTCGAACCGAGCGAAAGCAGATCATTGATAACGTGTTGGAGCTATTGGATCTCGGCCACAAACGCAACGATTTCGTCAACGGCTTGTCACGAGGGATGAAACAGCGTTTGTGTCTAGCCAAGACGCTGGTGCACGACCCACCCGTGTTGATTTTGGATGAGCCTGCCTCGGGACTTGATCCACGTGCGCGAATCGAAGTCAAAGCGTTGCTGAAAGAGCTGCGTAAGATGGGCAAGACGATTTTGATCAGCAGCCATATTCTGACCGAGCTGGCGGATTGCTGCACGTCGATCGGCATTATCGAACGAGGCCAATTGCTGATGAGCGGTCCGATCGGCAGCGTGTACCGGCAAATCCGTCGCAATCGAATTGTCGAAATTGACTTTTTAACAGGCTTGGAAGCAGGACTTTCCATCCTAAGAAGCAGTCCGGCACTGCGGTCGCTCGAGCAAGAGCCCACTCGCGTGATTGCCGAGCTGGAAACCGATGATGAGGGCTTGGCAAACCTGTTGGACGAATTGATCCGTGCGGGCGTGCGAATGCGTTCGTTTAACGATCGCGATCCCACGCTCGAAGATGTCTTCATGACCGTGACCAAAGGCCTGGTCACATAG